Proteins encoded by one window of Cylindrospermum stagnale PCC 7417:
- the accD gene encoding acetyl-CoA carboxylase, carboxyltransferase subunit beta: MANNEESRGLKSLFDWFANRRKSGSTSLERQEREIADGLWHKCPKCGVLSYTKDLRANQMVCVECGHHNRVDSDERIRQLIDQNTWRPMDEHLRPTDPLQFRDRKLYSDRLREMQEKIGLIDAVKTGLGQINGLPIALGVMDFRFMGGSMGSVVGEKITRMIEQATQGRYPVVIVCTSGGARMQEGMLSLMQMAKISAALQRHQEARLLYIPILTNPTTGGVTASFAMLGDIIIAEPKATIGFAGRRVIEQTLREKLPDDFQTAEDLLKHGFVDDIVPRTQLKSTLAQLIALHQPLPTTPHMVLWESMSLSSTVVE, translated from the coding sequence ATGGCGAACAACGAAGAATCACGCGGTTTAAAGTCCCTGTTTGATTGGTTTGCAAATCGGCGTAAATCAGGATCTACCAGCCTCGAACGCCAAGAACGTGAAATTGCTGATGGACTATGGCACAAGTGCCCTAAATGTGGTGTTTTGTCATATACAAAAGACCTCAGGGCTAATCAGATGGTCTGTGTTGAATGTGGTCATCATAACCGGGTGGATAGTGATGAACGCATCCGGCAATTGATCGACCAAAATACCTGGAGACCGATGGATGAGCATTTACGCCCAACCGATCCTCTGCAATTTCGCGATCGCAAACTCTACAGCGATCGCTTGCGGGAAATGCAGGAAAAAATTGGTTTAATAGACGCAGTTAAAACTGGCTTGGGTCAAATTAATGGCTTACCCATTGCCCTGGGAGTAATGGACTTCCGCTTTATGGGCGGTAGTATGGGTTCGGTTGTCGGCGAAAAAATTACCCGGATGATTGAGCAAGCTACTCAAGGACGCTATCCTGTTGTCATCGTCTGTACCTCTGGTGGTGCGAGAATGCAAGAAGGAATGCTCTCCTTGATGCAAATGGCGAAAATATCCGCAGCCCTACAACGCCATCAAGAAGCCCGATTATTATATATACCCATTTTAACTAATCCCACCACAGGCGGCGTCACTGCTAGTTTTGCCATGTTAGGCGATATCATTATCGCAGAACCAAAGGCAACCATTGGTTTTGCTGGACGACGAGTAATCGAACAAACCCTGCGGGAAAAACTGCCCGATGATTTTCAGACTGCTGAAGATTTGCTCAAGCATGGTTTTGTCGATGATATTGTGCCTCGTACCCAGTTAAAGAGCACCCTAGCCCAGCTGATTGCTTTGCACCAGCCCTTACCAACTACACCCCATATGGTTTTGTGGGAATCAATGAGCTTGAGTTCCACTGTTGTTGAATAA
- a CDS encoding prepilin peptidase codes for MDILIFAPASLIVFALGASIGSFINVVVYRLPARLSILWPPSRCPHCLNQLKTYDNVPVLGWLWLKGRCRYCKSQISLRYPVVEAITGILFLLIFLIFNFSIFTIGYWAFCSWLLALSLIDLDTMTLPNSLTKSGLVVGIVFQMIVGYLPEASWVGLVKYLMMGIAGAVLGLWLFDGISLIGSIAFRKAAMGAGDAKLAAMMGAWLGWKYLLLAGFIACALGALVGSGAIILSRRRWGQKMPFGPFLSLGAVLTIFSGEAILSSYLRLFFSAA; via the coding sequence ATGGACATTTTGATCTTCGCCCCGGCGAGTCTGATTGTCTTCGCTTTGGGTGCATCTATTGGCAGCTTCATCAATGTTGTGGTTTATCGGCTACCTGCTAGACTATCAATTCTTTGGCCACCTTCTCGCTGTCCTCATTGTTTAAACCAGCTTAAAACCTATGATAATGTACCGGTACTAGGTTGGTTGTGGTTAAAAGGGCGATGTCGTTATTGCAAAAGCCAAATTTCTCTCCGTTATCCTGTAGTTGAAGCGATAACGGGTATATTATTCTTACTAATTTTTTTAATATTTAACTTCTCGATTTTCACAATAGGTTATTGGGCTTTTTGTAGTTGGTTATTAGCTTTATCGCTCATAGACTTAGATACCATGACTTTACCCAACTCACTTACTAAGTCAGGCTTGGTAGTGGGGATTGTCTTTCAAATGATTGTTGGTTATTTACCAGAAGCTAGCTGGGTAGGATTGGTAAAATACCTAATGATGGGGATAGCAGGCGCGGTACTGGGCTTATGGCTATTTGATGGGATATCTCTAATTGGTTCCATCGCCTTTCGTAAAGCGGCAATGGGTGCAGGTGATGCTAAATTAGCAGCCATGATGGGAGCTTGGTTGGGTTGGAAGTATTTGCTCTTGGCTGGTTTTATTGCCTGTGCCTTGGGTGCGTTAGTCGGTAGCGGTGCAATTATTTTATCACGAAGAAGATGGGGTCAAAAGATGCCTTTTGGACCTTTTCTATCTTTGGGGGCTGTGCTGACTATCTTTAGCGGCGAAGCAATTTTGTCGAGTTACCTGCGGTTATTTTTCTCCGCAGCTTGA
- the leuB gene encoding 3-isopropylmalate dehydrogenase → MTQNYHITLLPGDGIGPEIMAVAVDVLKVVGKRFDIQFEFSTALIGGAAIDATGEPLPDVSLDICRNSDAVLLAAIGGYKWDSLPSHLRPEAGLLGLRAGLGLFANLRPAKILPQLIDASTLKREVVEGVDIMVVRELTGGIYFGKPKGIFATETGEKRGVNTMVYTESEIERIGRVAFEAARKRGGKLCSVDKANVLEVSQLWRDRMIKLAAEYPDIELSHLYVDNAAMQLVRAPKQFDTIVTGNLFGDILSDAAAMLTGSIGMLPSASLGATGPGVFEPVHGSAPDIAGLDKANPLAQVLSAAMMLRYGLNQPEAADFMESGVLQVLQQGDRTGDIMSVGMNLLGCRAMGNALIQILEAK, encoded by the coding sequence ATGACTCAGAACTACCACATTACCTTACTCCCTGGCGATGGCATCGGCCCTGAAATAATGGCCGTAGCGGTAGATGTGCTGAAAGTCGTAGGCAAGCGTTTTGATATTCAATTTGAATTCTCAACAGCCCTGATTGGTGGTGCAGCAATTGATGCTACAGGCGAACCGCTACCAGATGTCAGCTTAGATATATGCCGCAATAGTGATGCAGTTTTACTCGCCGCCATCGGTGGTTATAAGTGGGATTCATTACCATCCCATTTACGCCCAGAAGCAGGTTTGTTAGGACTGCGTGCGGGTTTAGGACTATTTGCCAATTTGCGCCCAGCAAAAATTTTGCCCCAGTTGATTGATGCTTCTACCTTAAAGCGGGAAGTTGTAGAAGGTGTGGATATTATGGTGGTGCGTGAACTCACTGGGGGGATTTATTTCGGTAAGCCTAAAGGTATTTTTGCTACAGAAACTGGTGAAAAACGTGGTGTAAATACGATGGTTTACACCGAATCAGAAATTGAACGTATTGGGCGGGTGGCCTTTGAGGCAGCGCGAAAACGGGGCGGAAAACTCTGTTCTGTGGATAAAGCTAATGTATTAGAAGTATCGCAACTGTGGCGCGATCGCATGATCAAACTTGCCGCAGAGTATCCAGATATTGAACTATCTCATTTGTACGTCGATAACGCAGCGATGCAGCTCGTACGCGCTCCTAAGCAATTCGATACCATCGTTACAGGCAACTTATTTGGCGATATTCTCTCTGATGCAGCGGCCATGCTCACTGGTAGTATTGGAATGTTACCCTCTGCGAGTTTAGGCGCAACTGGGCCTGGCGTATTTGAACCTGTTCACGGTTCCGCCCCAGATATCGCCGGACTTGATAAAGCCAATCCCTTGGCCCAGGTTTTGAGTGCAGCAATGATGTTACGCTACGGCTTAAATCAACCAGAGGCAGCAGACTTTATGGAAAGCGGAGTGTTACAAGTTTTACAACAAGGCGATCGCACAGGGGATATTATGTCTGTGGGAATGAATCTTTTAGGTTGTCGCGCTATGGGCAACGCACTGATTCAAATTCTCGAAGCAAAATAA